Proteins from a single region of Lelliottia sp. JS-SCA-14:
- a CDS encoding AsmA family protein, with protein MKFIGKLLIWILIAVLIAILALYILVQTRWGASQVSSWITVNTDYELNFDLMDHRFSSPSHIILENVTFGRDGKPATLVAKKVDIGLSSRQITDPLHMDTITLHDGTLNLSPQTAPLPFQADRLQLNNMAFNSPNTEWDLSAQKVTGGVSPWEPKAGKVLGNKAQIQMSAGSLTLNGMPTSNVLIQGELNGNEVVLSTIGADMARGSLTGTARRNADGGWVIDTMRLNDIRLQSDKSLADFFAPITTLPSLQIGRLEVTDARLQGPDWAVTDLDLSLRNLTLSKGDWQSQDGRLSMNASEFIYGSLHLFDPILNAEFSPQGVALRQFTSRWEGGMVRTSGNWLRNGKALVLDDVAVAGLEYTLPQNWKTLWMEPLPEWLNGVTLKKFGLSRNLVIDIDPAFPWQVTSLDGYGANLQLAKDRQWGVWGGNATLNGAAATFNRVDVRRPSMALAANASTVNITELSAFTEKGILEATGTVSQLPQRQTTISLNGRGVPLNVLQQWGWPALPVSGDGNIQLTASGSVQDKAPLKPTVNGKLKAVNMDKQQVEQTMVGGVVSTAP; from the coding sequence ATGAAATTTATTGGAAAGCTGCTGATCTGGATTTTGATTGCGGTGCTGATCGCAATCCTGGCACTGTATATCCTCGTGCAGACCCGCTGGGGCGCGTCGCAGGTAAGCAGCTGGATCACGGTGAATACCGACTACGAACTCAACTTCGACCTGATGGATCACCGCTTTTCCTCCCCGTCGCACATCATCCTCGAGAACGTCACTTTTGGCCGGGATGGCAAACCCGCCACGCTGGTCGCGAAGAAAGTCGATATTGGCCTGAGCAGCCGACAAATCACCGATCCGCTGCACATGGACACCATCACCCTGCACGACGGTACGTTAAATCTCTCCCCGCAGACGGCCCCGCTCCCCTTCCAGGCCGACCGTCTGCAGCTGAACAATATGGCGTTTAACAGCCCGAATACCGAATGGGACCTGAGCGCGCAAAAAGTGACGGGCGGCGTCAGCCCCTGGGAACCGAAGGCGGGCAAGGTGCTGGGTAATAAGGCGCAGATCCAGATGAGCGCCGGGTCGCTGACCCTCAACGGCATGCCCACCAGCAACGTGCTGATTCAGGGCGAGCTGAACGGCAATGAAGTGGTGCTGAGTACTATCGGCGCGGACATGGCGCGCGGCTCCCTGACCGGCACCGCGCGGCGCAATGCCGACGGCGGATGGGTGATCGACACCATGCGTCTGAACGACATTCGTCTGCAAAGTGATAAATCATTAGCGGATTTCTTCGCACCGATCACCACGCTGCCGTCGTTACAGATTGGTCGTCTGGAAGTGACCGACGCGCGTCTGCAAGGCCCGGACTGGGCGGTGACCGATCTCGACCTGAGCCTGCGCAACCTGACTCTGAGCAAAGGCGACTGGCAGAGCCAGGACGGGCGTCTGTCGATGAACGCCAGCGAGTTTATCTACGGTTCGCTGCATCTTTTTGACCCGATTCTGAACGCTGAATTCTCGCCGCAGGGCGTGGCGCTGCGCCAGTTCACATCCCGCTGGGAAGGCGGCATGGTGCGCACCTCCGGCAACTGGCTGCGCAACGGTAAAGCCCTCGTGCTGGACGACGTCGCCGTCGCCGGACTCGAATATACGCTGCCACAGAACTGGAAAACCCTGTGGATGGAGCCGCTGCCGGAGTGGCTCAACGGCGTCACCCTGAAAAAGTTCGGCCTGAGCCGCAACCTGGTGATTGATATCGATCCGGCATTCCCGTGGCAGGTCACTTCCCTCGATGGTTATGGTGCCAACCTCCAGTTGGCGAAAGATCGCCAGTGGGGCGTGTGGGGCGGCAATGCGACGCTGAACGGCGCCGCCGCTACCTTTAACCGCGTGGACGTGCGACGTCCGTCGATGGCGCTCGCCGCGAATGCCTCGACGGTGAATATCACGGAGCTGAGCGCCTTTACTGAGAAAGGCATTCTGGAAGCGACGGGGACGGTTTCACAGCTGCCGCAGCGTCAGACCACGATCAGCCTGAACGGTCGCGGTGTGCCGCTGAACGTGCTGCAACAGTGGGGCTGGCCTGCGCTGCCGGTGAGTGGCGACGGCAACATCCAACTGACCGCCAGTGGGAGCGTGCAGGATAAAGCGCCGCTAAAACCGACGGTGAACGGGAAATTGAAGGCGGTGAATATGGATAAGCAGCAGGTCGAGCAGACGATGGTAGGTGGCGTGGTTTCAACGGCCCCGTAG
- a CDS encoding nucleobase:cation symporter-2 family protein: protein MSVNAVESPDAQPIAPTQHNSELIYRLEDRPPLAQTLFAACQHLLAMFVAVITPALLICQALGLPAQDTQHIISMSLFASGVASIIQIKAWGPVGSGLLSIQGTSFNFVAPLIMGGTALKTGGADVPTMMAALFGTLMLASCTEMVISRVLHLARRVITPLVSGVVVMIIGLSLIQVGLTSIGGGYAAMSDHTFGAPKNLLLAGVVLAIIILLNRQRNPYLRVASLVIAMAAGYLMAWALGMLPENTAPTNSPLIMVPTPLYYGLGIDWNLLLPLMLVFMITSLETIGDITATSDVSEQPVSGPLYMKRLKGGVLANGLNSFVSAVFNTFPNSCFGQNNGVIQLTGVASRYVGFVVALMLIVLGLFPAVSGFVQHIPEPVLGGATLVMFGTIAASGVRIVSREPLNRRAIMIIALSLAVGLGVSQQPLILQFAPDWVKNLLSSGIAAGGITAIVLNLVFPPEKN from the coding sequence ATGTCCGTTAACGCCGTAGAGTCTCCTGATGCGCAACCGATTGCGCCGACTCAGCATAATAGTGAATTAATCTACCGTCTTGAAGATCGCCCACCGCTGGCGCAAACCCTGTTTGCCGCATGTCAGCACTTACTCGCGATGTTCGTGGCGGTTATTACGCCTGCCCTGCTGATCTGCCAGGCGCTCGGTTTACCGGCTCAGGACACACAGCACATCATCAGCATGTCCCTGTTCGCCTCTGGCGTTGCCTCCATTATCCAGATTAAAGCCTGGGGTCCGGTCGGTTCAGGTTTACTGTCGATTCAGGGCACCAGCTTTAACTTCGTTGCGCCGCTGATCATGGGCGGCACCGCGCTGAAAACCGGCGGCGCAGATGTACCAACGATGATGGCCGCCCTGTTTGGCACATTGATGCTGGCCAGCTGCACGGAAATGGTCATCTCCCGCGTTCTGCACCTGGCGCGCCGCGTGATTACTCCGCTGGTCTCCGGCGTGGTGGTGATGATTATCGGCCTGTCGCTGATTCAGGTCGGCCTGACGTCCATCGGCGGCGGCTATGCGGCGATGAGCGACCATACCTTCGGCGCACCGAAAAACCTGCTGCTGGCGGGCGTGGTGCTGGCGATTATTATCCTGCTTAACCGTCAGCGTAACCCGTACCTGCGCGTCGCCTCGCTGGTGATTGCCATGGCCGCCGGGTATCTGATGGCGTGGGCGCTCGGCATGCTGCCGGAAAACACCGCGCCGACCAACAGCCCGCTAATCATGGTCCCGACGCCGCTGTATTACGGCTTAGGCATCGACTGGAACCTGCTCCTGCCGCTGATGCTGGTGTTCATGATCACCTCCCTGGAAACCATCGGCGACATCACCGCGACGTCTGACGTCTCCGAGCAGCCGGTCTCTGGCCCGCTGTACATGAAGCGTCTGAAAGGCGGCGTGCTGGCGAACGGCCTGAACTCCTTTGTCTCCGCCGTGTTCAACACCTTCCCGAACTCCTGCTTCGGCCAGAACAACGGCGTGATCCAGTTGACCGGCGTCGCCAGCCGCTACGTAGGCTTCGTCGTCGCGTTGATGCTGATCGTGCTCGGCCTGTTCCCGGCGGTGAGTGGCTTTGTGCAGCACATTCCGGAACCGGTTCTGGGCGGCGCAACGCTGGTGATGTTCGGGACGATTGCGGCATCTGGCGTGCGCATCGTGTCGCGCGAGCCGCTGAACCGTCGTGCGATCATGATTATCGCGCTGTCTCTGGCCGTCGGCCTGGGCGTGTCTCAGCAGCCGCTGATCCTGCAGTTCGCCCCTGACTGGGTGAAAAACCTGCTCTCCTCCGGCATCGCCGCGGGCGGTATCACTGCGATTGTACTGAACCTCGTCTTCCCGCCTGAAAAGAACTGA
- the recG gene encoding ATP-dependent DNA helicase RecG, whose translation MKGHLLDAVPLSSLTGVGAAQSSKLAKIGLHTVQDLLLHLPLRYEDRTQLYAIGDLLPGIYATVEGEVLNSSITFGGRRMMTCQISDGSGILTMRFFNFNAAMKNSLAAGRRVLAYGEAKRGKYGAEMIHPEYRVQGDLSTPELQETLTPVYPTTEGIKQATLRKLTDQALELLDTCAIAELLPPELAQGMMSLPEAIRTLHRPPPSLQLSDLESGQHPAQRRLILEELLAHNLSMLALRAGAQRFHAQPLPARDDLKDKLLASLPFKPTNAQARVTAEIERDMALDVPMMRLVQGDVGSGKTLVAALAALRAIANGKQVALMAPTELLAEQHANNFRNWFAPLGVEVGWLVGKQKGKARLAQQEAIASGQVQMIVGTHAIFQEQVQFNGLALVIIDEQHRFGVHQRLALWEKGLQQGFHPHQLIMTATPIPRTLAMTAYADLDTSTIDELPPGRTPVTTVAIPDTRRSEIIERVRNACTHEGRQAYWVCTLIEESDLLEAQAAEATWEELKLALPELNVGLVHGRMKPAEKQAVMQAFKQGELHLLIATTVIEVGVDVPNASLMIIENPERLGLAQLHQLRGRVGRGAVASHCVLLFKSPLSKTAQMRLQVLRDSNDGFVIAQKDLEIRGPGELLGTRQTGNAEFKVADLLRDQAMIPEVQRLARYIHERHSAQAAALIERWMPETERYSNA comes from the coding sequence ATGAAAGGCCATCTGCTTGATGCCGTTCCGCTCAGCTCCTTAACGGGCGTGGGCGCAGCGCAAAGCAGCAAGCTGGCGAAGATCGGCCTGCACACCGTGCAAGATTTACTTCTGCACCTCCCTCTGCGCTATGAAGACCGCACACAGCTTTACGCCATCGGCGATTTGCTGCCCGGCATCTACGCCACCGTGGAAGGCGAGGTGCTGAACAGCAGCATCACATTCGGCGGTCGCCGGATGATGACCTGTCAGATCAGCGACGGCTCCGGCATTCTCACCATGCGTTTTTTCAACTTCAACGCAGCGATGAAAAACAGTCTCGCCGCCGGTCGACGCGTGCTGGCCTACGGCGAAGCCAAACGTGGTAAGTACGGCGCGGAGATGATCCACCCGGAATACCGCGTGCAGGGCGATCTGAGTACGCCTGAACTCCAGGAGACGCTGACGCCGGTTTACCCCACGACGGAAGGCATCAAGCAGGCTACGCTGCGCAAGCTGACCGATCAGGCGCTTGAGCTGCTCGATACCTGTGCCATCGCCGAACTGCTGCCGCCTGAGCTGGCGCAGGGCATGATGAGCCTGCCGGAAGCGATCCGCACATTGCACCGCCCACCGCCGTCCTTACAGCTGAGCGATTTAGAGAGCGGTCAACATCCGGCCCAGCGGCGGCTTATCCTTGAAGAATTACTGGCCCATAACCTGAGCATGCTGGCGCTTCGCGCGGGTGCCCAGCGTTTTCATGCCCAACCCCTTCCTGCCCGTGATGATTTAAAAGATAAGCTGCTGGCCTCCCTGCCGTTCAAGCCGACTAACGCCCAGGCGCGAGTCACCGCCGAGATCGAACGCGATATGGCGCTCGACGTGCCGATGATGCGCCTGGTGCAGGGTGATGTCGGTTCCGGTAAAACCCTGGTTGCTGCCCTCGCGGCACTGCGCGCCATCGCAAACGGCAAGCAGGTGGCGCTGATGGCGCCGACTGAACTGCTCGCCGAGCAGCACGCCAACAACTTCCGCAACTGGTTTGCGCCTCTGGGTGTCGAGGTCGGCTGGCTGGTCGGGAAGCAAAAAGGCAAAGCGCGTCTTGCGCAGCAGGAAGCGATCGCCAGCGGTCAGGTGCAGATGATTGTCGGCACCCACGCCATATTCCAGGAACAGGTGCAGTTTAACGGCCTTGCGCTGGTGATCATCGACGAACAGCACCGCTTTGGCGTGCATCAGCGTCTGGCGCTGTGGGAGAAAGGGCTGCAGCAGGGCTTCCATCCGCATCAGCTGATCATGACCGCGACCCCGATTCCGCGCACCCTGGCGATGACCGCCTATGCCGATCTGGATACCTCGACCATCGACGAACTGCCGCCAGGCCGTACACCGGTCACCACTGTGGCGATTCCGGATACCCGTCGCAGTGAGATTATCGAGCGCGTGCGCAACGCCTGTACGCACGAAGGCCGTCAGGCGTACTGGGTGTGTACCTTGATTGAAGAGTCCGACCTGCTGGAAGCCCAGGCGGCAGAGGCCACGTGGGAAGAGCTCAAGCTGGCGCTACCCGAGCTGAACGTCGGGCTGGTGCATGGCCGCATGAAGCCTGCTGAGAAACAGGCCGTGATGCAGGCATTCAAGCAGGGCGAGCTGCATTTGCTGATCGCCACGACGGTCATCGAAGTGGGCGTAGATGTGCCTAATGCCAGCCTGATGATTATCGAAAACCCGGAGCGACTGGGTCTTGCGCAACTCCACCAGCTGCGTGGCCGCGTCGGACGTGGTGCGGTGGCGTCCCACTGCGTATTGCTCTTCAAATCCCCGCTTTCCAAAACGGCGCAAATGCGACTGCAAGTCTTGCGCGACAGCAACGACGGCTTTGTCATTGCGCAAAAAGATCTCGAGATCCGCGGTCCCGGCGAACTGTTAGGCACGCGCCAGACCGGCAACGCCGAATTCAAAGTCGCGGATCTGCTGCGTGACCAGGCGATGATCCCCGAAGTTCAGCGCCTTGCGCGTTACATTCACGAGCGCCATTCCGCGCAGGCAGCCGCATTGATCGAGCGCTGGATGCCGGAAACCGAGCGTTATTCCAACGCCTGA
- the trmH gene encoding tRNA (guanosine(18)-2'-O)-methyltransferase TrmH translates to MRSERYERICEMLARRQPDLTVCMEQVHKPHNVSAIVRTADAVGVHEVHAVWPSKNMRTMASSAAGSNSWVTVKTHPTIADAVAELKGSGMQILATHLSDKAVDFREIDYTRPTCILMGQEKTGITQEALELADQDIIIPMIGMVQSLNVSVASALILYEAQRQRQNAGMYERENSMLPEDEQQRLLFEGGYPVLARVAKQKQLPYPHVNAQGEIEADAAWWSTMQFAG, encoded by the coding sequence ATGAGATCTGAACGTTATGAACGTATCTGTGAGATGCTCGCCAGACGTCAGCCCGATCTGACGGTGTGTATGGAGCAGGTCCATAAACCTCATAACGTCTCCGCCATCGTCCGCACCGCGGATGCCGTTGGCGTGCATGAAGTTCACGCCGTCTGGCCGAGTAAAAACATGCGCACCATGGCCTCCAGCGCGGCCGGGAGCAACAGCTGGGTGACGGTCAAAACCCATCCCACGATTGCCGACGCCGTTGCAGAGCTGAAAGGCAGCGGCATGCAGATCCTCGCCACCCATCTTTCCGATAAAGCCGTCGATTTCCGCGAGATTGATTACACCCGTCCCACCTGCATTCTGATGGGTCAGGAGAAAACCGGGATCACTCAGGAAGCGTTAGAGCTGGCGGATCAGGACATCATCATCCCGATGATCGGTATGGTGCAGTCGTTGAACGTCTCCGTCGCCTCGGCGCTGATTCTGTATGAAGCCCAGCGCCAGCGCCAAAACGCGGGGATGTACGAGCGTGAAAACAGCATGCTCCCGGAAGACGAGCAGCAGCGCCTGCTGTTTGAAGGCGGTTATCCGGTGCTGGCTCGCGTGGCAAAACAGAAGCAACTCCCTTATCCCCACGTCAACGCGCAGGGCGAAATCGAAGCCGATGCCGCGTGGTGGTCCACCATGCAGTTTGCAGGCTAA
- the spoT gene encoding bifunctional GTP diphosphokinase/guanosine-3',5'-bis pyrophosphate 3'-pyrophosphohydrolase, with protein MYLFESLNQLIQTYLPEDQIKRLQQAYLVARDAHEGQTRSSGEPYITHPVAVACILAEMKLDYETLMAALLHDVIEDTPATYQDMEQLFGKSVAELVEGVSKLDKLKFRDKKEAQAENFRKMIMAMVQDIRVILIKLADRTHNMRTLGSLRPDKRRRIARETLEIYSPLAHRLGIHHIKTELEELGFEALYPNRYRVIKEVVKAARGNRKEMIQKILSEIDGRLQEAGIPCRVSGREKHLYSIYCKMVLKEQRFHSIMDIYAFRVIVHDSDTCYRVLGQMHSLYKPRPGRVKDYIAIPKANGYQSLHTSMIGPHGVPVEVQIRTEDMDQMAEMGVAAHWAYKEHGETSTTAQIRAQRWMQSLLELQQSAGSSFEFIESVKSDLFPDEIYVFTPEGRIVELPAGATPVDFAYAVHTDIGHACVGARVDRQPYPLSQPLTSGQTVEIITAPGARPNAAWLNFVVSSKARAKIRQLLKNLKRDDSVSLGRRLLNHALGGSRKLAEIPPENIQRELERMKLASLDDLLAEIGLGNAMSVVVAKNLQQGEASVAQPTTQGHGHLPIKGADGVLITFAKCCRPIPGDPIIAHVSPGKGLVIHHESCRNIRGYQKEPEKFMAVEWDKETEQEFITEIKVDMFNHQGALANLTAAINTATSNIQSLNTEEKDGRVYSAFIRLTARDRVHLANIMRKIRVMPDVIKVTRNRN; from the coding sequence TTGTATCTGTTTGAAAGCCTGAATCAACTGATTCAAACCTACCTGCCTGAAGACCAGATTAAGCGTCTTCAGCAGGCGTATCTCGTTGCACGTGACGCTCACGAGGGCCAGACACGTTCAAGCGGTGAACCCTATATCACGCACCCGGTAGCGGTGGCCTGTATTCTGGCCGAGATGAAACTCGACTATGAAACGCTGATGGCCGCGCTGCTGCATGACGTGATCGAAGATACCCCCGCCACCTACCAGGATATGGAACAGCTGTTTGGCAAAAGCGTTGCCGAACTGGTGGAAGGGGTCTCTAAGCTTGATAAGCTGAAATTCCGCGATAAGAAAGAGGCGCAAGCCGAAAACTTCCGCAAGATGATTATGGCGATGGTGCAGGATATCCGCGTCATTCTCATCAAACTCGCTGACCGTACCCATAATATGCGCACGCTGGGCTCATTACGCCCGGATAAACGTCGCCGCATCGCGCGTGAAACCCTCGAAATTTATAGTCCGCTGGCACACCGTTTAGGTATCCATCACATTAAAACCGAGCTGGAAGAGCTGGGTTTTGAAGCGTTGTACCCGAACCGCTATCGTGTGATTAAAGAGGTGGTCAAAGCCGCGCGCGGCAACCGTAAAGAGATGATTCAAAAAATCCTCTCTGAAATCGACGGGCGTTTGCAGGAAGCGGGAATTCCGTGTCGCGTAAGCGGCCGCGAAAAACATCTCTACTCTATCTACTGCAAAATGGTGCTCAAAGAGCAGCGTTTTCACTCGATCATGGACATCTACGCGTTCCGCGTCATCGTTCATGATTCTGACACCTGCTACCGCGTGCTCGGCCAAATGCACAGCCTGTACAAACCGCGTCCAGGGCGCGTCAAAGACTACATCGCCATTCCAAAAGCGAACGGCTATCAATCTTTGCACACCTCGATGATCGGGCCACACGGCGTGCCTGTTGAGGTGCAAATCCGCACCGAAGACATGGACCAGATGGCGGAAATGGGTGTTGCTGCGCACTGGGCTTATAAAGAGCACGGTGAAACCAGCACCACCGCACAAATCCGCGCCCAGCGCTGGATGCAAAGCCTGCTTGAACTCCAGCAGAGCGCCGGGAGTTCGTTTGAATTTATCGAGAGCGTTAAATCCGATCTCTTCCCGGATGAGATTTACGTTTTCACGCCAGAAGGGCGCATCGTCGAGCTGCCTGCTGGCGCCACGCCGGTCGACTTCGCTTATGCAGTGCACACCGATATCGGCCATGCCTGCGTAGGCGCACGCGTCGACAGGCAACCTTATCCGCTGTCGCAGCCGCTCACCAGCGGTCAGACAGTCGAAATCATTACCGCACCGGGCGCTCGCCCGAATGCCGCATGGCTTAACTTCGTCGTCAGCTCCAAAGCGCGCGCGAAGATCCGCCAACTGCTGAAAAACCTGAAACGTGACGATTCCGTCAGCCTTGGCCGTCGCCTGCTCAACCATGCGTTGGGTGGCAGCCGCAAGCTGGCCGAAATTCCGCCAGAGAACATTCAGCGAGAGCTGGAGCGCATGAAGCTCGCCTCGCTTGACGATCTGCTGGCAGAAATCGGTCTCGGCAACGCCATGAGCGTCGTGGTCGCGAAGAACCTGCAGCAAGGCGAAGCCTCCGTTGCGCAGCCTACGACGCAGGGCCACGGTCATCTGCCAATTAAAGGCGCTGATGGCGTGCTGATCACCTTCGCCAAATGCTGCCGACCGATTCCAGGCGATCCGATCATCGCCCACGTCAGCCCTGGTAAAGGTCTGGTTATCCACCACGAGTCCTGCCGTAACATCCGTGGCTATCAGAAAGAGCCCGAGAAGTTCATGGCCGTTGAGTGGGATAAAGAGACCGAGCAGGAATTTATCACCGAAATTAAGGTGGATATGTTCAACCACCAGGGCGCACTGGCGAACCTGACAGCGGCGATTAACACGGCCACTTCCAACATTCAGAGCCTGAATACGGAAGAAAAAGATGGCCGCGTCTATAGCGCGTTCATTCGCCTGACCGCGCGCGATCGTGTGCATCTGGCGAATATTATGCGCAAAATTCGCGTGATGCCGGACGTCATTAAAGTCACCCGTAACCGAAATTAG
- the rpoZ gene encoding DNA-directed RNA polymerase subunit omega — MARVTVQDAVEKIGNRFDLVLVAARRARQMQSGGKDPLVPEENDKTTVIALREIEEGLINNQILDVRERQEQQEQEAAELQAVTAIAEGRR; from the coding sequence ATGGCACGCGTAACTGTTCAGGACGCTGTAGAGAAAATTGGTAACCGTTTTGACCTGGTACTGGTCGCCGCGCGTCGCGCTCGTCAGATGCAGTCCGGTGGCAAAGATCCACTGGTACCAGAAGAAAACGATAAAACCACCGTTATCGCATTGCGCGAAATCGAAGAAGGTCTGATCAACAACCAGATCCTCGACGTACGTGAGCGCCAGGAGCAGCAAGAGCAGGAAGCCGCAGAACTGCAGGCCGTAACCGCCATTGCTGAAGGCCGTCGTTAA
- the gmk gene encoding guanylate kinase, with protein MAQGTLYIVSAPSGAGKSSLIQALLKTQPLYDTQVSVSHTTRAPRPGEVHGEHYFFVDHDEFRTMIGRDAFLEHAEVFGNFYGTSRETIEQVLATGVNVFLDIDWQGAQQIRAKMPQARSIFILPPSKDELDRRLRGRGQDSEEVIAKRMAQAVAEMSHYAEYDYLIVNDDFDTALGDLKTIIRAERLRMSRQKQRHDALITKLLAD; from the coding sequence ATGGCTCAAGGCACGCTTTATATTGTTTCTGCCCCTAGTGGCGCGGGTAAATCCAGCCTGATTCAGGCGTTGTTAAAAACCCAACCGTTGTACGATACGCAAGTGTCGGTTTCTCACACCACGCGCGCTCCGCGTCCGGGTGAAGTACACGGTGAACACTATTTCTTTGTTGATCACGATGAATTCAGAACGATGATTGGCCGAGACGCGTTCCTTGAACACGCTGAAGTTTTCGGTAACTTCTACGGGACATCCCGTGAAACCATCGAGCAGGTTCTGGCAACCGGCGTCAATGTGTTCCTGGATATCGACTGGCAGGGCGCGCAGCAGATTCGCGCGAAAATGCCACAAGCGCGCAGCATCTTTATTCTGCCGCCGTCGAAGGACGAACTGGACCGCCGCCTGCGTGGCCGCGGCCAGGACAGCGAAGAAGTGATCGCAAAACGTATGGCGCAGGCAGTTGCAGAAATGAGCCATTACGCCGAATATGATTACCTTATTGTGAATGATGATTTTGATACTGCCCTTGGCGATCTGAAAACCATCATTCGTGCAGAACGTCTGCGCATGAGCCGCCAGAAGCAGCGACATGACGCATTAATCACCAAACTGTTGGCAGACTGA
- the ligB gene encoding NAD-dependent DNA ligase LigB codes for MWKWAGVVLMLWNGYGMAVCPAWSHARAEKEIAELSAQVARWNQAYWQEGKSEVSDEVYDQLSGRLTQWRRCFSDEPLSDDVPSVSGTVKHPVAHTGVHKVEGKEELRQWMHAHHDLWVQPKVDGVAVTLVYRKGKLVQAISRGDGIKGEDWTARVQKIPSIPLTLQGPLSESVLQGELFLRSEGHIQQQMGGMNARAKVAGMMMRQNDSSVLDNLGVFIWAWPDGPADMSQRLAELSRAGFPLTGRYTRAVQTADEVEQNRIDWLTSPLPFATDGIVIRSAIEPAGERWLPGEGDWVVAWKYSPVSQLAEVKAIQFAVGRTGKIAVVATLEPVLLGDKRVQRVSLGSVGRWRTLDIAPGDQILVSLAGQGIPRFDKVVWRDAERTKSVPPEPHFSPLTCFYASPDCLEQFFARLVWLSSKRILNIEGTGDSGWRLLHQTHHFEHIFSWLALSKEQLQNTPGLNVGRGLQLWHRFEFARQQPFIRWIGALGVPLPQAAAKALNASSWQQLRDTDAGSWSQLPGVGPEKARKLVEFFHDPTIDTLVSWLGKQGVQGF; via the coding sequence ATGTGGAAATGGGCTGGAGTGGTGTTAATGCTGTGGAATGGCTACGGAATGGCGGTTTGCCCCGCCTGGTCGCATGCCAGAGCGGAAAAGGAAATTGCGGAACTCAGCGCGCAGGTCGCCCGCTGGAATCAAGCCTACTGGCAGGAAGGAAAAAGCGAGGTCAGCGACGAGGTTTACGATCAACTGAGTGGCAGGCTCACGCAATGGCGGCGCTGCTTTAGCGATGAGCCGCTATCGGATGATGTTCCCTCGGTCAGCGGGACGGTCAAACACCCTGTTGCGCATACGGGCGTGCACAAGGTGGAGGGGAAGGAGGAGCTACGTCAGTGGATGCATGCCCATCATGACCTGTGGGTGCAACCCAAAGTGGATGGTGTCGCAGTCACGCTGGTCTATCGGAAGGGAAAATTAGTGCAGGCCATCAGCCGTGGCGATGGGATAAAAGGTGAAGACTGGACGGCGCGAGTACAAAAAATCCCGTCGATACCTTTAACCCTACAAGGGCCATTGTCGGAGAGCGTTCTACAAGGCGAGCTGTTTTTGCGAAGCGAAGGGCATATCCAGCAGCAGATGGGGGGCATGAACGCCAGGGCCAAAGTGGCGGGAATGATGATGCGCCAGAATGATAGCTCGGTGCTCGATAATCTTGGCGTGTTTATCTGGGCCTGGCCAGATGGGCCAGCCGATATGTCGCAACGTCTTGCGGAACTGTCCAGGGCGGGTTTTCCGCTGACTGGGCGTTATACGCGCGCTGTTCAAACCGCAGATGAGGTCGAGCAAAACAGAATCGACTGGCTGACATCACCTCTGCCGTTTGCCACTGACGGCATTGTGATTCGCTCCGCGATCGAACCTGCGGGCGAGCGCTGGTTGCCCGGGGAGGGAGACTGGGTGGTTGCGTGGAAATACTCGCCCGTCTCTCAGCTTGCTGAAGTTAAAGCCATCCAGTTTGCCGTTGGGCGTACGGGAAAAATAGCCGTGGTTGCCACTCTTGAGCCTGTGCTGTTGGGCGACAAACGTGTGCAGCGAGTGAGCCTGGGTTCCGTTGGGCGATGGCGAACGCTGGACATTGCGCCTGGCGATCAGATTTTGGTGAGTCTTGCCGGGCAAGGCATACCGCGCTTCGATAAAGTCGTATGGCGTGACGCCGAGCGAACCAAATCTGTGCCGCCCGAGCCGCATTTCAGCCCGCTGACCTGTTTCTATGCTTCGCCCGATTGCCTGGAGCAGTTTTTTGCCCGTCTGGTCTGGTTGAGTTCGAAGCGCATTCTCAATATTGAAGGGACAGGGGATTCAGGCTGGCGATTGCTGCATCAGACTCATCATTTTGAGCATATCTTCTCATGGCTGGCGTTGAGCAAAGAGCAGCTTCAAAATACGCCGGGTTTGAATGTGGGTCGGGGTTTGCAGCTATGGCATCGCTTTGAGTTCGCGCGACAGCAGCCTTTTATTCGGTGGATTGGCGCGCTGGGTGTGCCATTACCGCAGGCGGCAGCGAAAGCGCTGAATGCCTCTTCGTGGCAGCAATTACGCGATACTGATGCGGGAAGCTGGAGCCAGCTTCCCGGCGTCGGCCCGGAAAAAGCGCGAAAGCTGGTTGAGTTTTTCCATGATCCTACGATCGATACCCTGGTGTCCTGGCTGGGTAAGCAGGGCGTTCAGGGGTTTTAG